In Edaphobacter aggregans, the sequence GGTGACCAGGTAAGCGCTGGCGTGGAAGGCCGCGCCATAGACGTAGGTGGTCAGGTAGAAGTCGGTCGCCATCAGGGCGAGCACGGCGATGATCGTCTGCCAGCGGCTGCGGCGAGCGCCAAAGAACAGCAGGCCTCCGCCGACCGCGGTAAACCCTACGCTGGTCGTGGCGAATACATGCGGCAGGATGCGGCTGAGAATGGCGAGCAGAAGAACGAGATAAGCGATCATGGTGGGCCTCAATGTCACGGAAGCGCATTCAAAGAACGCGCGTTCTATGATTCTCCGGCTTCAGAGCGGCGTGGTCAACCCATCCGTGCAATTTGGTTTCACTGCGATCAACAGACAGGGCTACCGCTGGACGTGTCCGCCCATCGTCATGTGGTCCACGCGGCGGTCGGAATTGATGTAGACGACGCCCGAAAGCGGAGGGTCTTCGCGTCTTCCCTGCTGCAGCGGCGTGTCGTACATAAAGCGCAGATCGCGGAAGGTGACTGCTGTCAGGCCGTCTTCGTCTGTGGTGGTCTCGGTGACCAGGGTGTACTTCGACCAGTCGAGGTAAACCCTGCCGAGCCAGCTACGTTTGGCGGCCAGAGTTGCCAATGTGGTCGGCGGCTTGTGGAAGAGGTCGGCCTGTGGGTCGGTCGCGATGGTGCCGTTGAGGGTGTCGGCGGAGGAGATCCGGTAGAACATTGGTGTCTCCGTTATGGTCTGCCAGCGGAAGGGATTGATGAAGTGAGGGTTCGCATCTACGCGGAGTACCTGCGCGCCGTTGTAGTCAGCCGTACGGGCTAGATCTAACGCCTTCTGGCGTTCGACCCATCGCCAGCCCCATAGGGCAACGATCGCAGCTAACGCGAAGATGGCCCAGCCGCGCCCGCGATAAAGAGGCTTGCGGGCACCCACTTCGCTACCCACCAGCCCGAAGAGGGCAGGAGCCACCAGCGCTGCCAGCAGCAATACGAAGATCACCGGCTCGAACACAGACACAATCGAGCCCGAGTACCAGCGCGGATTGAATGGAAAGAACGGACGGACACCGTAGTTGTTGGTCCAGTCGAGGAGGATGTGGCTGAGAAGGGCGATCAGCGAGAACACATAGAGACGGGACCAGTGGATTGGCGCTTCGGTGGACGCCTTCCAGCTATGGGTGTTCTTCGTTCTTTCGCGCTTGAGCCGCCAGCGATGGATAAGCCAGACGACCCCAACGACAGCTCCCGCTTCGAGAGGCAGGCCGATGAAGGCGTGGGTCCATCCGCGATGATGCTCGAAGGCAGCGACAGGGCCTTTGAACAGCCACAGGACATCGAGATCGGGCGCCTCGGCTGCGAGCGTCATGGCCAACGTAGCGTAGGCCGCCTTGCGATTGAAGCCGGCGCGCCCCAGGCAGGCTCCGGTCATAAAGTGGGTTATCGGGTCCATGGCGTTCAGCATAGCTGACGTGGCATGGAATTATTCTGAATATATGACCTTACTTCCATCGACTGAGCCGGAGATCGAGGACTTTCTCGCGGCCTTTGAAGGCTGTACCCTGCCCAAGGTGCGGTGGACGCACGGAGCCCATCTGCTCACCGGCGCGTGCTATGTCCACGCTCTCGGGGAGCATGCCGCGATCGACCAGATGCGCACCTACGTCCGCCGCTACAACGAGTCGGTAGGCACCCAGAACACCGAGACGAGCGGCTATCACGAGACCATCACGATCGCCTGGATCAAACTTCTGACTGGGCTGCTACGGCGTTCTCAGCCAATCGAACGGGCGGCCTTCGCGACGCTGGCTGTCGAACATTTTTCGCCGCAACGAGACATCTTCAAGCGTCACTACGACTTCGATCTGGTGTCCTCGAGACAAGCGCGTCTGCAATGGGTTGAGCCGACGCTGCAGCCTCTCGACTGAGGAGCCGCGTTCCCTCTTTATAATCCTCGCTATGGCGCATTCCCTTTCGCCCGACCAACAGATCCAGGCCCTCCGCGACGAACTTCGTCACCACGAGCATCTGTACTACGTTCTCGATGCGCCGGAAATAACGGACGCGCAGTACGACGTGATCATGCACCGGCTAAAGAAGCTCGAGGCCGAGCATCCTGAGCTCGTGACGCCGGACTCGCCCTCGCGGCGTGTCGGAGGCAAGCCTCGTGAGGGCTTCGTCAAGACACCGCACTCCCGGCCTATGCTCTCGCTCGACAACGCCTACAACGAGGACGAGTTGCGCGCCTGGGAGAAGAGGGTACGCGACGCTCTACCCGCGACCGAGACCATCCGCTATGTCTGCGAGTTGAAGCTCGATGGACTTTCGCTCGCGCTGCACTACGCTGCGGGGCCGCACCACTCAGCGCAGCTTGAGCGAGGACTGACACGCGGGGACGGCACCATCGGCGAAGATGTGACCTCGAATGTGCGGACAATCCGATCAGTACCACTGAGCATTGCCGCGGCGAAGTTGAAGGCCGCTGGGCTACCACAGAACTTTGAGGTGCGCGGCGAGGTCATCCTTCCGCAAACCGCCTTCGTCAAGATGAACGAAGACCGCGTGGCGAACGGGCTCGCCCCGGCGGTCAACCCGCGTAATGCTGCAGCCGGGACCATTCGCACGCTCGAGCCGAACATCGTGGCGCAACGGCGTTTGGACTTCTATGCATACTTTCTGTTGCGCGATGGCGATACCTTGCTGCCGTTTCATTCACAGACGCTTGAGGCTCTTCGGACGTCCGGATTTCGCGTCAATAAGCATGCGCGCACAGTCGATACTATCGACGAGGTGCTTACGTTTATCGTTGAAGCCGAGCCCTTGCGCGACACGCTGGGCTATGAGATCGATGGAGTCGTCATCAAGGTGGACTCTACGGCGCAGCAAGGCCGGCTTGGCTTTACGGGCAAGGCTCCACGCTGGGCGATTGCGTATAAGTTTGCCGCACGCGCAGGTATTACGAGGCTTGAAGATGTGCTCTTCCAGGTAGGCCGCACAGGCAAGGTCACTCCCGTCGCGGCACTCGCTCCACTCTTCGTTGGAGGAACGACCGTGACGCGCGCAACCCTGCACAACGCCGACGAGATCGAACGCCTCGGAGTTCACATCGGCGATCTTGTCGAAGTTGAACGCGGCGGCGATGTCATCCCCAAGATCACTCGCGTCGTCGAAGAAAAAGCCGCACAGAATCCGAGGCGCGCAATTACCTTTCCCACACACTGTCCGCGATGCAAGACTGAGCTTGTCCGCGAAGAGGGCGAGGTTGACTGGCGCTGTATTAACGCGAGCTGCCCGGCGCGCCTCGAAGAAGAGCTGCGCCACTTTGCCTCACGGTCGGTCATGAATATCGAAGGCCTTGGTGAGGTGCTTGTTGCGCAACTGCTCGGTCACACCATCGCTGAACACGAAGCCGTCGAGCAAACTGACGATGAGACGGCCGACGATGCTTCAGCCGCAGCTCCCACGCGCAAGGCTCTCGTTCACTCCATCGCCGACATCTACAACCTCAGGAAAGAAGAGCTCCTCACCCTCGAACGCATCGGCGAAAAATCTGCTGCCTCGCTCCTCGATCAGATCGAGCGTTCGAAGCAGGCGCCGCTTAACCGCATTCTGCTTGGCCTTGGTATCCGCCACGTAGGCGAGCGCACCGCGCAGGCCCTTGCTGAAGAGTTCGGCAGCATGGATGCGCTCATCTCGGCTACTGAAGAAGATCTCACCCGCATCAACGATGTCGGCCCCAAGGTCGCGGAGGCTATTCGCGAGTTCTTCGACAACAAGCGAAATCTCGATCTCGTTGAGCGCCTCCGCAAAGCCGGCCTTACCTTCACAGCGGAGAAGCGCGTCCGAGGCTCGATGCTCGATGGGCTCACCTTCGTGCTGACCGGGACGCTGCCGAACCTCACCCGCGAGGATGCGAAAGAGAAGATAGAATCCGCTGGCGGGCGCGTCTCCGGCAGTGTCAGCAAGAAGACGAGCTACGTCATCGCAGGCGAAGAAGCTGGGTCGAAGCTGGACAAGGCAACTTCGTTAGGCGTGCCGATTCTCGATGAGGCAGGTTTGCTCGAATTGCTTGAGCATGGGCCGGCGAAGTAGCCGCGATTTAATGCAGTAGTAGATCGAGGCCTTTGCCTGTATCCGGCAACGTCAGGGTCACGGTGTTCTTCGCAACGGATGGAGTCAGCGATTTGCCGTTTGCGGTTGCTGTTGGCTTAGCGGCAGGTCTCCAACCGTAGACTTCGACAGCGATCTCTTTCCACCAAGGCTGGAAAGTTCCCTGATGCTCGCCGATGTGGATGTGCAGTTCACCATTTTTGATCTCGCAGGTGGATTCCACGCGGAGATACGCGTTGTTGCGATAGGCAAAGGAGATTCCGTCGTCCTGATACAGCGTTCCGTGGCAGTTTTCGCCGACGTAGACACGCAGCGTAAGAGGACCTTTCGGCGTTTCGACGGTGCTCTGAACCAGCGGTTGGATCGGTACGATGCTGCCACCGCGAACGTAGACAGGAAGTTCCTCTAGAGTTGGCTTAATGAGCAGTGGCATCGGTGTGGGTGCTGCGGTTGCTGGTGTCGCGATGGGTTGGCCTGCGCCGGCTGGCAGCTTCGGCTGTTCTGCGTCGCGGCTGATGATGTGGCCAGTGCGGTCGAGCTTATCGCCGGTCCAGTAGTCAAACCACTCGCCGGGCGGAAGCTGCAGATCGTACGCGTCGAGCTCGTCGGGATAAGGCGAAGGCGCGATGAGAAGATCGGGGCCGAACATATACTCGCCACCCGCGTCGAGGTCGATGGGGTGACCGTCCGGGGCCGCTGCCGGGAACTCGAGGAAGAGCGGGCGAACGATAGGCACGCCAGTGCGCGACATCTCCTCGGCGAGTGTGTAGAGATAGGGCATCAGGCGATACCGCTCGTTGATGTAGCGGCGGCGGATCTCCTCCTGCCGCGGCCCATGCACCCACGGCTCCTGATCTGCCGTGCCCTTGGCAGTGTGGTCGCGGTCGATGGGCTGGAAGGTGGCGAGCTCAATCCACTTGGTCAGCAGATCGGGCTGGGGCGTTCCCGCGAAACCTCCGACGTCTGCACCGCTCATGCCGAAACCGCTAAGGCCAAGGTTAAGCAGCATGGGTGTCGTCAGGCGAAGATGATTCCACGTGGAACTATTGTCTCCGGTCCAGGTTGCAGAGTAGCGCTGCCCCCCTGCGTAGGAGGCACGCGTCAGCACGAACGGTCGCTGATCCGGCTTGAGTTTCAGCAGGCCCTCATAGGTTCCCCGCGTGTTCTGCATGCCGAAAACATTATGTATTTCAAGATGAGTTGCGGTGCGCGACATGAATCCCGGCTCGTCGATGCGATGCTGCACGGTATCGGGCATCGTCTTGGTGGCGACCTTGAAGATCGCGGGCTCGTTCATATCGTTCCAGAAACCTGCAACGCCCTCCTTATAGAAGTCCTTGTACAAAGTTCCCCACCATGCGCGGCTT encodes:
- a CDS encoding metal-dependent hydrolase, coding for MDPITHFMTGACLGRAGFNRKAAYATLAMTLAAEAPDLDVLWLFKGPVAAFEHHRGWTHAFIGLPLEAGAVVGVVWLIHRWRLKRERTKNTHSWKASTEAPIHWSRLYVFSLIALLSHILLDWTNNYGVRPFFPFNPRWYSGSIVSVFEPVIFVLLLAALVAPALFGLVGSEVGARKPLYRGRGWAIFALAAIVALWGWRWVERQKALDLARTADYNGAQVLRVDANPHFINPFRWQTITETPMFYRISSADTLNGTIATDPQADLFHKPPTTLATLAAKRSWLGRVYLDWSKYTLVTETTTDEDGLTAVTFRDLRFMYDTPLQQGRREDPPLSGVVYINSDRRVDHMTMGGHVQR
- the ligA gene encoding NAD-dependent DNA ligase LigA; translation: MAHSLSPDQQIQALRDELRHHEHLYYVLDAPEITDAQYDVIMHRLKKLEAEHPELVTPDSPSRRVGGKPREGFVKTPHSRPMLSLDNAYNEDELRAWEKRVRDALPATETIRYVCELKLDGLSLALHYAAGPHHSAQLERGLTRGDGTIGEDVTSNVRTIRSVPLSIAAAKLKAAGLPQNFEVRGEVILPQTAFVKMNEDRVANGLAPAVNPRNAAAGTIRTLEPNIVAQRRLDFYAYFLLRDGDTLLPFHSQTLEALRTSGFRVNKHARTVDTIDEVLTFIVEAEPLRDTLGYEIDGVVIKVDSTAQQGRLGFTGKAPRWAIAYKFAARAGITRLEDVLFQVGRTGKVTPVAALAPLFVGGTTVTRATLHNADEIERLGVHIGDLVEVERGGDVIPKITRVVEEKAAQNPRRAITFPTHCPRCKTELVREEGEVDWRCINASCPARLEEELRHFASRSVMNIEGLGEVLVAQLLGHTIAEHEAVEQTDDETADDASAAAPTRKALVHSIADIYNLRKEELLTLERIGEKSAASLLDQIERSKQAPLNRILLGLGIRHVGERTAQALAEEFGSMDALISATEEDLTRINDVGPKVAEAIREFFDNKRNLDLVERLRKAGLTFTAEKRVRGSMLDGLTFVLTGTLPNLTREDAKEKIESAGGRVSGSVSKKTSYVIAGEEAGSKLDKATSLGVPILDEAGLLELLEHGPAK
- a CDS encoding TIM-barrel domain-containing protein, with protein sequence MHIRRKLLLPFSLLVACPAFGYSFAADQTTLTLSTVENATPLPNGLTLTVSGAAMQITALRPDVLRVRIGRGGALPEDASWAVLPAARTATSSVQQESNADSVGFSTTALHVTVDRHTATLRVTDLAGHLLQQDYRPVEYHGNSFRLYKQMQPDEHFFGLGDKVGPLDRRGMAFTDWNTDTFGYQESTDPIYKSIPFFISMSGGRAIGVLFDNTWRSSFDFGKELVDAYSFGAPDGPIDYYLFYGPTPKQVVETYAWLTGPSPLPPLWSLGFQQSRYSYESQARVMEIANRLRTDKIPADALYLDIDYQKNNRPFTVDTTRFPDFTGMIDELARKQFHVVAITDLHIAYLPDQGYAPFDTGMAGDHFVKNADGSLYIAEVWPGPAVFPDFTRQQSRAWWGTLYKDFYKEGVAGFWNDMNEPAIFKVATKTMPDTVQHRIDEPGFMSRTATHLEIHNVFGMQNTRGTYEGLLKLKPDQRPFVLTRASYAGGQRYSATWTGDNSSTWNHLRLTTPMLLNLGLSGFGMSGADVGGFAGTPQPDLLTKWIELATFQPIDRDHTAKGTADQEPWVHGPRQEEIRRRYINERYRLMPYLYTLAEEMSRTGVPIVRPLFLEFPAAAPDGHPIDLDAGGEYMFGPDLLIAPSPYPDELDAYDLQLPPGEWFDYWTGDKLDRTGHIISRDAEQPKLPAGAGQPIATPATAAPTPMPLLIKPTLEELPVYVRGGSIVPIQPLVQSTVETPKGPLTLRVYVGENCHGTLYQDDGISFAYRNNAYLRVESTCEIKNGELHIHIGEHQGTFQPWWKEIAVEVYGWRPAAKPTATANGKSLTPSVAKNTVTLTLPDTGKGLDLLLH